One window of Zalophus californianus isolate mZalCal1 chromosome 3, mZalCal1.pri.v2, whole genome shotgun sequence genomic DNA carries:
- the LOC118356847 gene encoding LOW QUALITY PROTEIN: 60S ribosomal protein L7a-like (The sequence of the model RefSeq protein was modified relative to this genomic sequence to represent the inferred CDS: inserted 3 bases in 2 codons), protein MQTSTTDQKETENRNRPVTSNDIETIIKKNCQKIEVQVQVDSQRRQKTIIYKINKIPSVINKFTQALDRQTAIQLLKLAHKYRPETKQEKKQSWLAQAEKKAASKGDVPTKRLPLLQAGVNTVTTLVENRKAQMVVIAHAVDPTELAVFLPALCHXMGVPYCIIKGKAGLEHLVHRKTCTTVTFIQVNSEDKGALAKQMEAIRTNXTDRYDEIHCHWGGNNLGPKSMAHIVKLERAKSKELDTKLG, encoded by the exons ATGCAGACTTCCACAACtgatcagaaagaaacagaaaatcggAACAGACCAGTAACTAGTAATGACattgaaacaataataaaaaaaaactgccaaaaaaTAGAAGTCCAGGTCCAggtggattcacag agaagacagaaaacaatcaTAT ataaaataaataaaataccttctGTGATTAACAAATTCACCCAGGCCTTAGACCGCCAAACAGCTATTCAACTGCTTAAGTTGGCCCACAAATACAGaccagagacaaagcaagagaagaagcaGAGTTGGTTGGCTCAGGCTGAAAAGAAAGCTGCGAGCAAAGGGGATGTCCCCACTAAGAGGTTGCCTCTCCTTCAAGCTGGCGTTAATACTGTCACCACCTTGGTGGAAAATAGGAAGGCTCAGATGGTAGTGATTGCACATGCTGTGGATCCCACTGAGCTGGCTGTCTTCCTACCTGCCCTGTGTC AGATGGGGGTACCCTACTGCATTATCAAGGGGAAGGCCGGGCTGGAGCATCTGGTCCACAGGAAGACCTGCACCACTGTCACCTTCATACAGGTTAACTCAGAAGACAAAGGAGCTCTGGCTAAGCAGATGGAAGCCATCAGGACCAA GACTGACAGATATGATGAAATCCACTGTCACTGGGGAGGCAACAACCTGGGTCCAAAGTCTATGGCTCACATTGTCAAGTTGGAAAGGGCAAAGTCTAAAGAACTGGACACCAAACTGGGCTGA